TGCGAAGCATTGAGTTTTTTGATCCAGCGGAAATCGGTGATCCCCGCTTCCCGGTCGCCTTGGAGGATTTTTTGGAGTTCGAGGCTTGTGCGTTCCAAGGACGGATACGCGTTGGATGAAAATTGGAAAATAGGACCACCCGAGAACACGCGACGACTCAACGACGTCAGCGACGACTCAACGACGTCAGGTCTTGAATCTTGACAAACTGCGTCACCGCACCCCTCCAACTTCTTCAACAACCACCGCCTGCAATTCTTCCTCGGATGGATACACCACTGGCCCTTCGGAAGGGTCCATCTCCTCAGGCAAGAAATCTACGACGAGCAGGGCGAGAAAATCCATATCCCGCAAGAGTCTTTCGACAGGGCCGATGGTGACATTCCCTATTGTGCCGTAGCTGGCGGCGAGAACCCGGAAATTACCGAGCTTATCGTTCTGCATTTGGTCACTCCAACCACGAATGCGTAGGTCGCCTTCTTCAAATCTCTCCCAGAAGTCCAAGTTGGGTTTGCGTCTAGCACCGGTAAATCGCGGCGTTACGTGAAGGCGTGTTTTCCACTCGCCGTCGGATTCTCCGACCATGAACTCGGCCAGAAGGGTTTTGGCATATTCGCGTTTCCCGTCGGCGTGAACGGTATGGAGTCCGTCGCCGGAGAGCCATTCGCTTGCCGTGACCTGGCCGTTTTCGATGTAGATCATGCCGACCCGGAAGGTTTTCATATCCGCAGGCATTTCAAACTCCGCACGGAGGGTCTGGATGTCGAGGAATTGTCGAAGGGCGTAGTCGGGTTCCGCAGGTTTCTCGTAATCGTCGTTGCGGACCTCCCGGGGGCCGCTCGGGCCGCAGCCAGCTAGACAGAGGAAAGCCAGAAGGGCGAAACTGCGGGTGAGAATGGTGAGAATGGGGGGCGGGTAAAGCACGAGCGCAGTTCTAATTGCGGTGCAGTTCTGGGTCGAGCGAAATTTGCGAGTTTTTCCCCGAGCGTTGGTGTGGAACGTCCTCCATCCAAGTTGCCGTTTCGCAGGAGAGAGAGCTGGAAGCTCTCACTACTTTCGGGGATCCCTCGACCGAATCCGTTCCAACGCATTCCTTCGTGCCGAAAACACAGAGATGCCGGAGAATCTTCTTACGGGTATTCTCCGAATCACTGGATCTTTCCCTCTTCGATTCTCATCGCCTTGCGGGCTCCGTGAGAGAGGAAGGCCTCCTCAAAGGTTTTTTCCCTGTGTGGCGTTTCTCCCCGCACCTATGGTTACATACGGCGACGGAGTGGTTATCAATCGACTCTTGACGAGGTTAGCGAATATGCTAACTTTTTGGGGTGCGATCAATCCAATTCTACAGGCAGCAATCTGGAGCCTGCCCGGTTGAGGATTTTCTTGAATCTCTCGATGGCAAGCAGGCCCAAAAAGTTGCCTGGGTGCTCGATCTGGTCCGCACCCTTCCAAGGCCACCGACTCAGTACTTCAAGAAATTGGTAGGAACGGAGCTCTGGGAGGTTCGAGTCGAGTTCGGAGGCAACGCCTTCCGGATTCTCGGTTTCATGGACGGCGAAAATCTCGTCGTTCTCGCCAGCGGCTTTGCCAAAAA
This DNA window, taken from Puniceicoccus vermicola, encodes the following:
- a CDS encoding type II toxin-antitoxin system RelE/ParE family toxin — encoded protein: MRSIQFYRQQSGACPVEDFLESLDGKQAQKVAWVLDLVRTLPRPPTQYFKKLVGTELWEVRVEFGGNAFRILGFMDGENLVVLASGFAKKTQKTPKQEIETAERRRKDYFLRKG